In Agelaius phoeniceus isolate bAgePho1 chromosome 18, bAgePho1.hap1, whole genome shotgun sequence, one genomic interval encodes:
- the LIF gene encoding leukemia inhibitory factor, whose translation MHQRRRDGPAPPGPGPLGDSGLSPHTGVVPFVALLLLQRRPVAGRALLVSGSGCPSHGLCRSNVQEQTRRQVAVLNATAQELFSLYLKCQGEPFSSESDKLCNPAGIFFPAFRVNRTSERKEVMVAMYKLFAFLNASLGNITRDQEELNPTAKELLERLHNTTKTTRGLISNLTCLLCKNYNIFQVDVRYGDSSKGKSTFKKKQQGCQVLRKYVQVIGQAARVLLPHLSPS comes from the exons ATGCACCAGCGGCGGCGTGACGGGCCAGCACCGCCTGGTCCCGGTCCCCTCGGTGACAGCGGCCTCTCTCCCCACACAGGCGTCGTGCCCTTCgtggccctgctcctgctgcagcggCGGCCCGTGGCCGGCCGGGCGCTGCTGGTGAGCGGCTCCGGCTGCCCCAGCCACGGCCTGTGCCGCTCCAACGTGCAGGAGCAGACCCGCAGGCAGGTGGCCGTGCTCAACGCCACCGCCCAGGAGCTCTTCAGCCTCTAC ctgaAGTGCCAGGGAGAGCCATTCAGCAGCGAGAGTGACAAGCTCTGCAACCCCGCTGGCATCTTCTTCCCCGCTTTCCGCGTCAACCGGACGAGCGAGAGGAAGGAGGTGATGGTGGCCATGTACAAGCTCTTCGCCTTCCTCAACGCCTCGCTGGGCAACATCACGCGCGACCAGGAGGAGCTCAACCCCACGGCCAAAGAGCTCCTCGAGAGGCTCCACAACACCACCAAGACCACCCGAGGCCTCATCTCCAACCTCACCTGCCTCCTCTGCAAGAACTACAACATCTTCCAGGTGGACGTCAGGTACGGGGACAGCTCCAAGGGCAAGAGCACCTTcaagaagaagcagcagggctgccaggtGCTCAGGAAGTACGTGCAGGTCATCGGCCAGGCAGCACGTGTCCTCCTACCTCATCTCAGCCCCTCATGA